Proteins encoded in a region of the Sugiyamaella lignohabitans strain CBS 10342 chromosome B, complete sequence genome:
- the HCS1 gene encoding ATP-dependent 5'-3' DNA helicase HCS1 (Hexameric DNA polymerase alpha-associated DNA helicase A; involved in lagging strand DNA synthesis; contains single-stranded DNA stimulated ATPase and dATPase activities; replication protein A stimulates helicase and ATPase activities; GO_component: GO:0033203 - DNA helicase A complex [Evidence IDA] [PMID 9341218]; GO_component: GO:0005658 - alpha DNA polymerase:primase complex [Evidence IDA] [PMID 8257676]; GO_component: GO:0005737 - cytoplasm [Evidence IEA,IEA]; GO_component: GO:0005634 - nucleus [Evidence IEA,IEA]; GO_function: GO:0005524 - ATP binding [Evidence IEA,IEA]; GO_function: GO:0043141 - ATP-dependent 5'-3' DNA helicase activity [Evidence IDA] [PMID 8257676]; GO_function: GO:0043141 - ATP-dependent 5'-3' DNA helicase activity [Evidence IDA] [PMID 9341218]; GO_function: GO:0003677 - DNA binding [Evidence IEA]; GO_function: GO:0004386 - helicase activity [Evidence IEA]; GO_function: GO:0016787 - hydrolase activity [Evidence IEA]; GO_function: GO:0017111 - nucleoside-triphosphatase activity [Evidence IEA]; GO_function: GO:0000166 - nucleotide binding [Evidence IEA,IEA]; GO_process: GO:0006273 - lagging strand elongation [Evidence IC] [PMID 8257676]), whose product MSTTDSEGVTTLDESSVPLIRTFLDSLRHEKSVDIDETAKLLETLSPKKLESKGLAVTNLIVGSMRTGFGGKTILELIPDPAIFSQDNQRIDSGSIRIGDNVKIESSAKAASSKTKLKQDTNTQLDYIEGVVTKVTNKLISVAVDEKHESSAASLDGRVWIAQLSNPATYKRMEYALKDLDKSINSNPSHLVEVLLGNAEPRTALLTSEPDIIDKSLNPPQVEAVKFSLDNELSVIHGPPGTGKTYTLIEIIRQLVAKGERVLVCGPSNISVDNILERLHGHIKGDKLLRLGHPARLLQSNLIHSVEIVSKNSDRGQIVRDIREEIDQNFRKITKTRNGKEKKAIYSEVKELRREYRVREKAVVSNLILEAQVIVCTLHGAGSRSVREAIRASNPDLFDTIIIDEVSQSLEPQCWIPIMMCPTAKRLIVAGDNQQLPPTVKTKDARNKDILETTIFDRLVKLYGDKIKKLLSIQYRMNTPIMSFPSMQMYGNKLVADKSVADRLLSGLPDLNERNESADLDISLLDSAVVWLDTQGGAFNESVPSDTDSAKKSDINQSRLNTNEAYLTRNYVEKLLALGLRQSHIGIISPYSAQVTLLKSLLSPTYPDIEISTVDGFQGREKEAIIMSLVRSNEQKEIGFLSEERRTNVAITRPRRHLCVIGDMETIAVTRFLKNWVNWAEDNADLEYPDVSEL is encoded by the coding sequence ATGAGTACGACAGATTCTGAGGGGGTTACAACCCTTGATGAATCGTCAGTCCCCCTCATCAGGACCTTCTTGGACTCTCTTCGACATGAAAAGTCGGTAGATATTGACGAGACCGCTAAGCTTTTGGAAACTTTATCTCCAAAGAAACTCGAATCAAAGGGTCTAGCCGTGACCAATTTAATTGTTGGATCAATGAGGACTGGGTTTGGTGGCAAGACTATTTTGGAGCTTATACCTGATCCAGCTATATTCTCCCAGGATAATCAGCGAATTGATTCAGGTAGCATTCGTATTGGAGATAATGTTAAGATTGAATCGAGTGCCAAGGCAGCTTCATCGAAAACAAAACTCAAGCAGGATACAAATACTCAATTGGATTATATTGAAGGTGTGGTGACAAAAGttacaaataaattaatatcaGTTGCCGTAGATGAAAAGCACGAGTCATCTGCGGCAAGCTTGGATGGCAGAGTATGGATTGCCCAATTATCAAATCCTGCTACCTACAAAAGAATGGAATACGCTCTCAAAGATCTGGACAAGAGTATTAACTCTAACCCGTCACATCTGGTAGAGGTTTTGCTCGGTAATGCAGAGCCAAGGACGGCATTATTAACTTCAGAGCCAGACATCATTGACAAGAGTTTGAACCCACCTCAAGTTGAGGCTGTAAAGTTTTCCTTAGATAATGAACTTTCGGTGATTCATGGACCACCTGGTACAGGCAAAACATATACCCTTATAGAGATTATTCGCCAACTTGTGGCCAAGGGCGAGAGAGTTTTGGTCTGTGGACCCTCAAACATCTCTGTGGACAACATTTTGGAAAGGCTCCATGGCCACATTAAAGGCGACAAGTTACTCAGATTAGGACATCCAGCTAGATTGCTACAATCAAACTTGATACATTCAGTCGAGATAGTTTCCAAAAATAGTGATCGAGGGCAGATTGTAAGAGACATACGGGAAGAGATCGATCAAAACTTCAGGAAGATTACAAAGACTCGTAATggtaaagaaaagaaagctATTTACAGCGAAGTTAAGGAACTGCGAAGAGAATATAGAGTCCGTGAAAAAGCCGTAGTAAGCAATCTGATCCTTGAGGCACAAGTTATTGTATGTACACTGCATGGGGCGGGTTCTAGGAGTGTACGCGAAGCTATCAGGGCCAGTAACCCGGATTTGTTTGACACTATAATCATAGATGAAGTCTCGCAGTCTTTGGAACCGCAGTGTTGGATACCAATCATGATGTGTCCTACTGCCAAGCGTTTAATAGTTGCTGGAGATAATCAACAGTTGCCACCGACCGTCAAAACCAAAGATGCAAGAAACAAAGATATTCTTGAAACGACAATCTTCGATAGGTTGGTTAAGCTATATGGCGATAAGATAAAGAAACTATTATCTATTCAGTATCGAATGAATACGCCAATAATGAGTTTCCCATCGATGCAGATGTATGGAAACAAATTAGTCGCAGACAAGTCAGTTGCTGATAGGCTCCTATCTGGCCTACCAGATTTGAATGAAAGAAATGAAAGTGCTGACCTTGACATTTCTCTATTAGATTCAGCTGTCGTATGGTTAGACACACAGGGCGGTGCATTCAATGAATCAGTGCCCTCAGATACCGACTCTGCCAAAAAGTCTGATATCAACCAGAGTAGACTCAATACAAACGAGGCTTATCTAACAAGAAACTACGTGGAGAAGTTATTAGCATTAGGATTACGCCAATCACACATAGGTATAATCTCACCATACAGTGCTCAAGTCACACTGCTCAAGTCACTTTTGTCGCCAACTTATCCAGATATAGAAATCTCAACTGTAGATGGATTTCAAGGCcgagaaaaagaagcaatTATAATGTCGTTAGTGAGAAGCAACGAACAGAAGGAAATTGGGTTCCTGTCggaagaaagaagaacaaacGTTGCTATAACTCGCCCGCGTAGACATCTTTGTGTGATTGGTGACATGGAAACGATTGCCGTTACGAGATTCTTGAAAAATTGGGTAAATTGGGCAGAGGATAATGCCGACCTCGAATACCCTGATGTAAGCGAATTGTAA
- the PRP45 gene encoding mRNA splicing protein PRP45 — MMSRQSVGSFLPKPKNAEKENPRYAEVVSEDEADASVSKSTSISIRNESVAIVKPKTSTTLALQRNSQGALDYSGVIARQGHDSKRIIQTSYSDLIPLRQRAAEINLEKPTQEQVDLTTERTKAALEKIISGKVESSRPQSVVKKANEPTYVRYTPASAPASGSAPRQRIIKMVDRAEDPLAPPKFKHTKVPGGPPSPPPPVLRSPPRKLTAKDQEDWYIPPSVSNWKNPKGFTIALDKRVAADGRGLQEAVVNDNMAKLAEALYAADRSARDEIRQRAAMQQKLAERENAVKEEKLRQLAQQAREERTKISASSSATRPRDEFRDRSPVRRKRSVSRSDSRSISRSPDRSRSPSYRRRSRSPSRSPDRGEQERARIRSERKKEAERELRKSRMGAERRVKMLARENDRDISERVALGVAKPTRATGESQFDARLFSQTSNSGGLGGSGYSEDQVYDKSLFSAQEAVRSIYRPRGNVDADDGGDAELDRINKEKRFQGLGALKESEGGSEGPVEFVKDTDDDPFGVNQMVDQVKKNTKYGLN; from the coding sequence ATGATGTCTCGACAGTCAGTTGGATCTTTTCTACCGAAACCAAAGAAtgctgaaaaagagaatCCCCGGTATGCTGAAGTAGTCTccgaagacgaagcggATGCCTCAGTGTCAAAGTCAACCAGTATATCCATTAGAAATGAGTCAGTTGCAATAGTAAAGCCAAAGACCTCGACTACTTTGGCCCTTCAAAGAAATTCTCAAGGTGCACTTGATTATAGTGGGGTTATCGCCAGGCAGGGCCACGATTCCAAACGTATCATACAAACTTCGTACTCAGACCTGATTCCACTTCGACAGCGAGCTGCGGAAATAAATCTCGAAAAGCCTACCCAAGAGCAAGTTGATCTCACTACCGAGCGTACAAAGGCTGCTCTAGAAAAGATCATATCTGGAAAGGTAGAATCATCTCGACCCCAGTCTGTGGTCAAGAAAGCCAATGAACCTACATATGTTCGATATACACCAGCAAGCGCGCCAGCATCAGGCTCTGCTCCAAGACAAAGAATTATAAAAATGGTTGACCGAGCAGAGGACCCTTTAGCGCCTCCAAAGTTTAAGCATACAAAAGTACCAGGAGGTCCACCttcacctccaccaccagtactaCGGTCTCCACCGAGGAAACTAACAGCAAAGGATCAGGAAGATTGGTATATTCCACCTAGCGTTTCAAACTGGAAAAATCCAAAGGGTTTTACTATTGCATTAGACAAGAGAGTGGCTGCTGATGGGAGAGGTCTTCAAGAAGCTGTTGTCAATGACAATATGGCCAAGCTTGCTGAAGCTTTATATGCTGCTGACCGCAGTGCAAGGGACGAGATTCGTCAGCGGGCAGCCATGCAACAAAAACTTGCTGAGAGAGAAAATGCagttaaagaagaaaaattgAGGCAGTTGGCCCAACAAGCTAGGGAAGAAAGAACCAAGATTAGTGCCAGTTCGTCTGCCACCCGTCCTAGAGATGAGTTTAGAGATAGGTCTCCGGTCAGAAGGAAGCGATCAGTATCTAGATCTGACTCGCGCTCAATATCTCGCTCGCCAGATCGCTCCAGATCACCCTCATATCGACGCCGTTCAAGGTCACCCTCCCGCTCGCCAGACAGAGGTGAACAAGAGCGTGCTCGTATCAGAAGTGAGCGTAAGAAAGAAGCGGAGAGAGAACTAAGAAAGTCGCGAATGGGTGCTGAACGTAGGGTTAAGATGCTTGCTCGCGAAAATGATAGAGATATTTCTGAAAGAGTTGCGCTAGGCGTTGCTAAACCGACTAGAGCCACTGGTGAATCGCAGTTTGATGCTCGACTTTTCAGTCAAACATCTAATTCTGGCGGTCTTGGAGGAAGCGGTTATAGTGAAGACCAGGTTTATGATAAATCCTTATTTTCAGCCCAAGAGGCAGTTAGGTCAATCTATCGACCTCGTGGCAACGTGGATGCCGATGACGGTGGCGATGCAGAACTTGACAGAatcaataaagaaaagCGATTCC